One window of Arcobacter cloacae genomic DNA carries:
- a CDS encoding sulfite exporter TauE/SafE family protein, which produces MLDIQTIIYFLALGSFVGVVSGLFGIGGGGIIVPVLTAMFLANNTIAENSVVHLALGTSMAIIIVTSISSIKAQQKKKAIVWDVVKMMVPGIIIGTFLATFIASKLDSFYLSIIFACFMFYSAIMMFIGKKPKPENKIFTAKTHILSGGTIGALSSLVSIGGGIMSVPYLLIQNIDIKKAIATSSAIGLPIAVSGTLGYIINGWSHTSMETYTLGFVSIPALICVASASYLTAPIGVMLVHKINVDLMKKLFSLIPLVLSIKMIYSLI; this is translated from the coding sequence ATGTTAGATATTCAAACTATTATTTATTTTTTAGCCTTAGGTTCATTTGTTGGAGTAGTTTCTGGACTTTTTGGAATAGGTGGTGGAGGAATCATAGTTCCTGTTTTAACAGCTATGTTTTTAGCAAATAATACAATAGCTGAAAATAGTGTTGTTCATTTAGCTTTAGGAACTTCAATGGCTATTATAATAGTTACTTCTATTTCAAGTATCAAAGCTCAACAAAAGAAAAAAGCAATAGTTTGGGATGTTGTAAAGATGATGGTTCCAGGTATTATTATAGGAACTTTTTTAGCTACATTTATAGCTTCAAAATTAGACTCATTTTATTTATCTATAATCTTTGCTTGTTTTATGTTTTACTCAGCTATTATGATGTTTATAGGTAAAAAACCAAAACCTGAAAATAAAATTTTTACAGCAAAAACACATATTTTATCAGGTGGAACTATTGGTGCTTTATCTTCACTAGTTTCTATTGGTGGAGGAATAATGAGTGTTCCATATTTACTAATTCAAAATATTGATATAAAAAAAGCAATTGCTACATCTTCAGCTATTGGTTTACCAATTGCTGTTAGCGGAACTTTAGGTTATATAATAAATGGTTGGAGTCATACTTCAATGGAAACTTATACTTTAGGTTTTGTTTCAATTCCTGCACTTATTTGTGTTGCAAGTGCAAGTTATTTAACTGCTCCAATAGGAGTTATGTTAGTTCACAAAATAAATGTAGATTTGATGAAAAAATTATTCTCTTTAATACCTTTAGTTCTTAGTATAAAAATGATTTATTCATTGATATGA
- a CDS encoding MmoB/DmpM family protein — protein MSASIALLCLQATEDGRSIAEAIKEDNEGVVITNKPAMIQIERAERITVKASTVSEKLGRDWDPEELQLVLISLGGQVDETDDEFVVYWNN, from the coding sequence ATGTCAGCAAGTATAGCATTATTATGTCTTCAAGCAACAGAAGATGGAAGATCTATTGCAGAAGCAATAAAAGAAGATAATGAAGGTGTAGTAATTACTAATAAACCAGCAATGATTCAAATTGAACGGGCTGAAAGAATTACTGTGAAAGCATCAACTGTAAGTGAAAAATTAGGTAGAGATTGGGATCCTGAAGAGTTACAATTAGTACTTATTTCTTTGGGTGGTCAAGTCGATGAAACAGATGATGAGTTTGTTGTGTATTGGAATAATTAA
- a CDS encoding phenol hydroxylase, protein MELNIASIEIEPKRHTFGHVAKRLGEDRPASRYEEAMYDAQPTENFHYRPQWEPEFEIYDKNRTKIKMNDWYDLLDPRKFHYMSYVSTRASQNAANEQSFEFIEKRGLVNFIKKDNLKKAFDFLTPLRHYEYGANMNNLCIVDRVYGTAMSSASLFQAEDRLGMAQHITKIILLLCDNDVSKLDAGKDAWLNCPNWQGLRKAVEDSFVQRDPIRLFIKQNLVFDGFVIPLMINEFSKEMAKNEEMTISMLTEFIVSWFEETIKWIDSVVKVMANESNENKELLTSWIKEDIEIMEKAMEPLVSFSNNPKELISIAKFDLVQRLDKCGISL, encoded by the coding sequence ATGGAATTAAATATCGCAAGTATTGAAATTGAACCAAAAAGACATACGTTTGGGCATGTTGCAAAAAGATTAGGTGAAGATAGACCTGCTTCAAGATATGAAGAAGCTATGTATGATGCACAACCAACAGAAAATTTTCATTACAGACCTCAATGGGAACCAGAATTTGAAATCTATGATAAAAATAGAACAAAAATCAAAATGAATGATTGGTATGATTTGTTGGATCCTAGAAAATTTCATTATATGTCATATGTTTCAACAAGAGCTTCTCAAAATGCAGCAAATGAGCAAAGTTTCGAATTTATAGAAAAAAGAGGTTTAGTTAATTTTATTAAAAAAGATAATTTAAAAAAAGCTTTTGATTTTTTAACACCTTTAAGACATTATGAGTATGGTGCTAATATGAACAATCTTTGTATTGTAGATAGAGTTTATGGAACAGCAATGTCATCTGCTTCACTTTTTCAAGCAGAAGACAGATTAGGAATGGCTCAACATATTACAAAAATAATTTTATTACTTTGTGATAATGATGTTTCAAAATTAGATGCTGGAAAAGATGCTTGGTTAAACTGTCCTAATTGGCAAGGATTAAGAAAAGCTGTGGAGGATTCATTTGTACAAAGAGATCCTATTAGATTATTCATAAAGCAAAACCTTGTATTTGATGGATTTGTTATACCATTGATGATAAATGAATTTTCAAAAGAGATGGCAAAAAATGAGGAAATGACTATTTCAATGTTGACTGAATTTATTGTTTCTTGGTTTGAAGAAACTATTAAATGGATTGATAGTGTTGTAAAAGTTATGGCAAATGAATCAAATGAAAATAAAGAGTTATTAACTTCTTGGATTAAAGAGGATATAGAAATAATGGAAAAAGCAATGGAACCTTTAGTATCTTTTTCGAATAATCCAAAAGAATTGATATCAATTGCAAAGTTTGATTTAGTACAAAGATTAGATAAATGTGGAATAAGTTTATAA
- a CDS encoding 2Fe-2S iron-sulfur cluster-binding protein, which produces MKHNILVKNKEKQRACTQDKHLMASLSTCTDLVPRGCHNGACGVCKILVHSGDFEKLKMNRKHITEEEESSNIVLACRTFPKSDMEIEFIGKPKSELYTLGN; this is translated from the coding sequence GTGAAACATAATATCTTAGTTAAAAATAAAGAAAAACAAAGAGCTTGTACTCAAGATAAACATCTTATGGCTTCTTTATCTACTTGTACAGATTTGGTTCCAAGAGGGTGTCACAATGGTGCATGTGGTGTTTGTAAAATATTGGTTCATAGTGGTGATTTTGAAAAACTAAAAATGAATCGAAAACATATAACAGAAGAGGAAGAGAGTTCAAATATAGTTTTAGCTTGTAGAACTTTCCCAAAAAGTGATATGGAAATAGAGTTTATAGGAAAACCAAAATCAGAGCTTTATACGCTTGGAAATTAA
- a CDS encoding HipA domain-containing protein, translating to MQNDTCLGCLATNKKLTNNYCSKCIKELFDGIIPNPLNFDRVEFIKKRAELSSRMSISGVQDKISLTFEKKDLVPTVTNGKYILKPITSGDGHIQNEKDIVANEHISMLISKNIFNIPTATCGLIQFSDKELAYITKRFDYDETRIKYDQEDFAGVLEVSAFTHGENYKYDACSYLDCARMIKKHIATSIVSIEDFFKRIILNYLICNGDAHLKNFSLYSKPNSNEYFLTPNYDLLNTRFHVNEKYGDMALDLLDDYTSTYEKYGYYTYDDFKTFAKYIDLPEIRFNKIMKFIEDSYPKVEELVNKSFLSQEAKEFYIKNYKDRMKRLRVK from the coding sequence ATGCAAAATGATACTTGTTTAGGTTGTTTAGCAACTAATAAAAAATTAACTAATAACTATTGTTCTAAATGTATAAAAGAACTCTTTGATGGAATAATTCCAAATCCATTAAATTTTGATAGGGTTGAATTTATTAAAAAAAGAGCTGAATTATCTTCTAGAATGTCAATTTCTGGAGTTCAAGATAAAATCTCTTTAACTTTTGAGAAAAAAGATTTAGTTCCAACTGTAACTAATGGAAAATATATTTTAAAACCAATTACAAGTGGAGATGGACATATCCAAAATGAAAAAGATATTGTTGCAAATGAACATATCTCTATGCTTATTTCTAAAAATATTTTTAATATTCCAACGGCAACTTGTGGATTAATTCAATTTAGTGATAAAGAACTTGCATATATTACTAAAAGATTTGATTATGATGAAACAAGAATAAAATATGATCAAGAAGATTTTGCAGGAGTTTTAGAAGTATCTGCTTTTACCCATGGTGAAAATTATAAATATGATGCTTGTAGTTATCTTGATTGTGCAAGGATGATAAAAAAACATATTGCAACAAGTATAGTTTCAATTGAAGACTTTTTTAAAAGAATAATTTTAAATTATCTAATTTGTAATGGTGATGCCCACTTAAAAAACTTCTCACTGTATAGTAAACCAAATTCTAATGAATATTTTCTAACTCCAAATTATGATTTATTAAATACTAGATTTCATGTAAATGAAAAATATGGTGATATGGCACTAGATTTATTGGATGATTATACATCTACTTATGAAAAATATGGATATTACACATATGATGATTTTAAAACCTTTGCAAAATATATAGATTTACCAGAAATTAGATTTAATAAAATTATGAAATTTATAGAAGATTCATATCCAAAAGTTGAAGAACTAGTCAATAAATCATTTTTAAGCCAAGAAGCAAAAGAGTTTTATATAAAAAACTATAAAGATAGAATGAAGAGATTGAGAGTGAAATAA
- a CDS encoding GlcG/HbpS family heme-binding protein, protein MVHSQQLILYMRTDNMNTTVIQKSISRQASMEACLFAIEKAEELNISINVSVVDNKGLEKAFLRMEESFIHSIDIAKDKAFTSASFGFPTAQWTEIFKQLPHLEQGFSNRNRLIPFGGGLPIFEDGAKVGAIGVSGGTEEEDIICAKYAIEKIGLK, encoded by the coding sequence ATGGTGCATTCACAACAGCTTATACTTTACATGCGTACAGATAATATGAATACAACAGTAATACAAAAATCAATATCAAGACAAGCTTCAATGGAAGCTTGTCTTTTTGCAATTGAAAAAGCAGAAGAGTTAAATATTTCTATAAACGTAAGTGTTGTGGATAATAAAGGCTTAGAAAAGGCTTTTTTACGAATGGAAGAATCATTTATTCATTCAATAGATATTGCAAAAGATAAGGCTTTTACAAGTGCTAGTTTTGGATTTCCTACTGCTCAATGGACGGAAATTTTTAAACAATTACCTCACTTAGAACAAGGATTTTCAAATAGAAATAGACTTATTCCTTTTGGTGGAGGATTGCCTATTTTTGAAGATGGTGCAAAAGTTGGAGCTATTGGTGTTTCAGGCGGAACGGAAGAGGAAGATATTATATGTGCAAAATATGCAATTGAAAAAATAGGATTAAAATAA
- a CDS encoding catechol 2,3-dioxygenase, with translation MGIMRIGHVDLNVLNIEESRNYYVNIMGLTVTREDADGTLYLKCWDEWDKYSLILRPSEEATFNRIAYKVRNDSDLDELKIKIENYGISTQFLEAGVVADCGRSLSFKLPSGHDFILYAHKEFIGKDTGDTNPAPWPFEGKGIKAHWIDHALMMCQGPESVMEVTKFFIDVFDFTLTEQVCVGPNGSLQAATWLACSTTPHDIAFVAGPEVGMHHFAFFLDGWNDILRAADVMAMHDVKIDVTPQRHGITRGETIYFFDPSGHRLETFAGLGYLAQPDMPVITWTEDELWRGIFYHTGVENGAFTTAYTLHAYR, from the coding sequence ATGGGAATTATGAGAATTGGACACGTAGATCTTAATGTGTTAAATATTGAAGAATCAAGAAATTATTATGTAAACATAATGGGTTTAACAGTTACAAGAGAAGATGCAGATGGTACATTATATTTAAAATGCTGGGATGAGTGGGATAAATATAGTCTTATTTTAAGACCAAGTGAAGAGGCAACATTTAATAGAATAGCTTATAAAGTTAGAAATGATTCAGATTTAGATGAATTAAAAATCAAAATAGAAAATTATGGAATTTCAACACAATTTTTAGAAGCAGGAGTAGTAGCTGATTGTGGAAGAAGTTTATCTTTTAAACTACCAAGTGGGCATGATTTTATTTTATATGCGCATAAAGAGTTTATAGGAAAAGATACAGGTGATACAAATCCAGCTCCTTGGCCATTTGAAGGTAAAGGAATAAAAGCACATTGGATTGATCATGCTTTAATGATGTGTCAAGGTCCTGAGTCAGTTATGGAAGTTACTAAATTCTTTATTGATGTTTTTGATTTTACATTAACAGAGCAAGTTTGTGTAGGTCCAAATGGTTCTTTACAAGCAGCAACTTGGTTAGCTTGTTCAACAACTCCACATGATATTGCATTTGTGGCAGGTCCTGAAGTTGGTATGCATCATTTTGCTTTTTTCTTAGATGGATGGAATGATATTTTAAGAGCAGCTGATGTTATGGCAATGCATGATGTAAAAATTGATGTAACTCCACAAAGACATGGAATTACAAGAGGTGAAACTATTTATTTCTTTGACCCATCAGGACATAGGCTTGAAACATTTGCAGGGCTTGGATATTTAGCTCAACCTGATATGCCTGTTATTACATGGACTGAAGATGAGTTATGGAGAGGAATTTTCTACCATACAGGTGTTGAAAATGGTGCATTCACAACAGCTTATACTTTACATGCGTACAGATAA
- a CDS encoding PAS domain-containing sensor histidine kinase, which yields MSSMKKHFFNNKNIPAKFSIFYLIAGIIGIIFLDKFLNIYFTYGQTSENSGSTLNFLFIFLIFSVLILFFILNHMQKVISKIDKSYKELKDKDKERLIPYEFALNNSVDGIYWFTIEAKIVYLNDAACKMLGYEKDELLGKYLEVMDTTFNRQTAIEVMHKIKNTPNWILETTQRKKNGETFPVEVSGHSFFYGGQEYICAFGRDITQRYEINKKIKNINLELQKSLDEKEILLKEIHHRVKNNMEIISSLLAMQLRRAEDDEVKYILKQSKSRINTMALVHEFLYLGENLAYINLQDYIKRLVQDIKELYISQNTDLKVDLHIDKLIFSTNRCIQIGMVLHELCVNALKYAFKEDRDNLLCIHIKKRLDKIHVKIRDNGEGLKDINCLYKSESIGMQLIHSIVEDQLDATIEFKNNNGLECNIIFSKDEEE from the coding sequence ATGAGTTCGATGAAAAAGCACTTTTTCAATAATAAAAATATACCTGCAAAATTTTCCATTTTTTATTTAATAGCTGGAATCATCGGTATAATTTTTCTTGATAAATTTTTGAATATCTATTTTACTTATGGACAAACAAGCGAAAATTCAGGCTCAACATTGAATTTTTTATTTATTTTTTTGATATTTAGTGTTTTAATTTTATTTTTTATACTAAATCATATGCAAAAAGTTATTTCAAAAATAGATAAATCTTATAAAGAATTAAAAGATAAAGATAAAGAGAGACTTATTCCTTATGAATTTGCTTTAAACAACTCTGTTGATGGCATTTATTGGTTCACTATTGAGGCAAAAATTGTTTATTTGAATGATGCCGCTTGTAAAATGTTAGGCTATGAAAAAGATGAATTACTTGGCAAATATCTTGAAGTGATGGATACAACATTTAATAGACAAACTGCCATTGAAGTTATGCATAAAATAAAAAATACTCCTAACTGGATACTTGAAACTACTCAAAGAAAGAAAAATGGCGAAACTTTCCCTGTTGAAGTTTCAGGACATAGTTTTTTTTATGGTGGGCAAGAGTATATTTGTGCTTTTGGTAGAGATATAACTCAAAGATATGAAATAAATAAAAAAATAAAAAATATAAATTTAGAACTTCAAAAATCACTAGATGAAAAAGAAATTTTATTAAAAGAGATACATCATAGAGTTAAAAATAATATGGAAATTATCTCTTCTTTACTTGCTATGCAACTTAGACGTGCTGAAGATGATGAAGTAAAATATATTTTAAAACAGAGTAAAAGTAGAATAAATACAATGGCTTTAGTTCATGAATTTTTATATTTAGGAGAAAATCTAGCATATATAAATTTACAAGATTACATAAAAAGATTAGTTCAAGACATAAAAGAGTTATATATTTCTCAAAATACTGATTTAAAAGTTGATTTACATATAGATAAACTAATTTTTTCAACAAATAGGTGTATTCAAATTGGTATGGTTTTACATGAACTTTGTGTGAATGCTTTAAAGTATGCTTTTAAAGAGGATAGGGATAATCTATTATGTATTCATATAAAAAAAAGACTAGATAAAATTCATGTAAAAATTAGAGACAATGGGGAAGGTTTAAAAGATATAAATTGTTTATATAAAAGTGAATCTATAGGAATGCAACTAATTCACTCAATAGTAGAAGATCAATTAGATGCAACAATTGAATTTAAGAATAACAATGGTTTAGAATGCAATATTATATTTTCAAAAGATGAGGAAGAGTAA
- a CDS encoding helix-turn-helix domain-containing protein, translated as MEPTVNKIGKIIRKRRKELNLELKDLQDYSGINYASISDIENGKANPTIKTLEKLLDVLGMQINIEVVSK; from the coding sequence ATGGAACCAACTGTTAATAAAATAGGAAAAATCATAAGAAAAAGAAGAAAAGAGTTAAATCTTGAGTTAAAAGATTTACAGGATTATTCAGGGATAAATTATGCTTCAATTTCAGATATTGAAAATGGAAAAGCAAATCCAACAATTAAAACTCTTGAAAAGCTTTTAGATGTATTAGGTATGCAAATAAATATTGAAGTTGTGAGTAAATAA
- a CDS encoding NADH:ubiquinone reductase (Na(+)-transporting) subunit F, which translates to MACKLEIEPTGDIVEVQEGQTLLDAALRQGVYLPHACNHGLCGTCKVEVLEGEVDLGDASFFALMESEREDGYCLACTATAVDDVVIEADIDVDVDARNIKVKDIWGTVIKREMLTPRILGLWIELDEELDFQAGQYINYHVPGFDEPRAFSLANQPSTGKIIELNIGLIPDGEATPWIHQNVKVGDRRKITGPFGRFFVKRSANKPMIFFAGGSGLSSPKSMILDELENGCTLPITLFHGARNEEELYYADMFRDLEKKYLNFKYIPVLSNNENPSWSGEVGFTNDVAKKLYNNQFTGNKAYLCGPPMMSEACITALMQGRLFEKDIHTEKFFSKADLHSDRIKSPLFKSI; encoded by the coding sequence TTGGCTTGCAAATTAGAGATAGAACCAACAGGAGATATAGTAGAAGTTCAAGAAGGGCAAACCCTTCTTGATGCAGCTCTACGACAAGGAGTTTATCTTCCTCATGCTTGTAATCATGGACTTTGTGGAACTTGTAAAGTGGAAGTTTTAGAAGGTGAGGTTGATTTAGGAGATGCTTCTTTTTTTGCTTTGATGGAGAGTGAAAGAGAAGATGGATATTGTCTAGCTTGTACAGCAACAGCAGTTGATGATGTTGTAATTGAAGCAGATATAGATGTAGATGTAGATGCTAGAAACATAAAAGTAAAAGATATTTGGGGAACAGTTATAAAAAGAGAGATGTTAACTCCTAGGATTCTTGGACTTTGGATTGAGTTAGATGAAGAGTTGGATTTTCAAGCAGGGCAATATATAAACTATCATGTTCCAGGATTTGATGAACCAAGAGCATTTTCACTTGCAAATCAACCAAGTACTGGGAAAATAATAGAGTTAAATATTGGACTTATTCCAGATGGTGAAGCAACACCTTGGATTCATCAAAATGTAAAAGTTGGTGATAGAAGAAAAATAACTGGACCTTTTGGAAGATTTTTTGTAAAAAGAAGTGCAAATAAACCAATGATATTTTTTGCAGGTGGTTCAGGACTTTCAAGTCCAAAATCTATGATTTTAGATGAGTTAGAAAATGGATGTACACTTCCTATTACACTTTTTCATGGAGCAAGAAATGAAGAAGAGTTATATTATGCGGATATGTTTAGGGATTTGGAAAAGAAATATTTAAATTTTAAATATATTCCTGTTTTATCAAATAATGAGAATCCCTCATGGAGTGGTGAAGTAGGTTTTACAAATGATGTAGCTAAAAAACTTTATAATAATCAGTTTACAGGAAATAAAGCATACTTATGTGGACCTCCTATGATGAGTGAAGCTTGTATTACAGCACTTATGCAAGGAAGATTATTTGAAAAAGATATACATACTGAGAAATTCTTCTCAAAAGCTGATTTACATAGTGACAGAATAAAAAGTCCTCTTTTTAAATCTATTTAA
- a CDS encoding YHS domain-containing protein → MSVEPRKKRLNKKDAYKYMTRLGWDPTYQKEEDVFPFLEMEGLKIHDWEAWEDPFRMTMDSYWKLQAEKDKKLYSIIDAFAQNNAQKNISDARYVNALKLFLTGVTPLEYKVVQGFSHAARAFKGEGASIACQMQAIDELRHFQTQVHTMSHYNKYFDGFHDFSTMHDRVWYLSVPKSFGDDASTAGPFEYLTAISFSFEFVLTSLLFVPFMSGAAYNGDMATVTFGFSAQSDESRHMTLGLSAIKFMLEQDAGNVAIVQKWMDKWLWRGYRMLGLVAMMMDYMLPNSPTSWGEAVELYIEQNCMALYKDLEKYGIKVPEKLINTIVAEKGHLSHQVWNIFYNHTNAAAFHTWMPDENKMNWLSEKYPDTFDKYYRPMFERYIELEKKGERFYSEVLPLVCQTCQIPLGFTDIEGGNPHVYTHKTSEFNGEIFHTCSDGCKEIFDAQPEKYIQAWLPPHQIFQGNCGGATIPEVLKWYKIEHGVDNMDYVGSPDEAMWNKLKNK, encoded by the coding sequence ATGAGTGTAGAGCCTAGAAAAAAAAGATTAAATAAAAAAGATGCATATAAATATATGACAAGACTTGGTTGGGATCCAACTTACCAAAAAGAAGAAGATGTTTTCCCATTTTTAGAAATGGAAGGTCTAAAAATTCATGATTGGGAAGCTTGGGAAGATCCATTTAGAATGACTATGGATTCTTACTGGAAATTACAAGCTGAAAAGGATAAAAAACTTTATTCTATTATTGACGCATTTGCTCAAAATAATGCGCAAAAAAATATATCTGATGCAAGATATGTAAATGCATTAAAACTATTTTTGACAGGGGTAACTCCACTTGAATATAAAGTTGTTCAAGGTTTTTCTCACGCTGCAAGGGCTTTTAAAGGTGAGGGTGCTTCAATTGCTTGTCAAATGCAAGCTATTGATGAGTTAAGACATTTTCAAACTCAAGTTCATACTATGAGTCATTATAATAAATATTTTGATGGTTTTCATGATTTTAGTACTATGCATGATAGGGTTTGGTATTTATCAGTTCCAAAATCATTTGGAGATGATGCGAGTACAGCAGGACCTTTTGAGTATTTGACAGCTATTTCATTCTCTTTTGAGTTTGTATTAACAAGTCTGTTATTTGTACCATTCATGAGTGGAGCTGCATATAATGGTGATATGGCGACTGTTACATTTGGATTTTCAGCTCAAAGTGATGAATCAAGACATATGACTTTAGGATTATCAGCTATTAAATTTATGTTAGAACAAGATGCAGGAAATGTTGCAATTGTTCAAAAATGGATGGATAAATGGCTATGGAGAGGTTATAGAATGTTAGGTCTTGTGGCTATGATGATGGATTATATGCTACCTAACTCTCCAACTTCTTGGGGTGAAGCAGTTGAATTATATATCGAACAAAACTGTATGGCACTTTATAAAGATTTAGAAAAATATGGAATTAAAGTTCCAGAAAAATTAATTAATACTATTGTTGCAGAAAAGGGGCATTTATCTCATCAAGTATGGAATATTTTTTATAACCATACAAATGCAGCGGCTTTCCATACATGGATGCCAGATGAGAACAAAATGAACTGGTTAAGTGAAAAATATCCAGATACTTTTGACAAATATTATAGACCAATGTTTGAAAGATATATAGAATTAGAGAAAAAAGGTGAAAGATTCTATTCAGAAGTTTTACCATTAGTTTGCCAAACTTGTCAAATTCCATTAGGATTTACAGATATTGAAGGAGGAAATCCTCACGTTTATACACATAAAACTTCTGAGTTTAATGGAGAGATTTTCCATACTTGTTCTGATGGTTGTAAAGAGATATTTGATGCACAACCTGAAAAGTATATTCAAGCTTGGTTACCTCCACATCAAATATTTCAAGGAAATTGCGGAGGAGCAACTATACCAGAAGTTTTAAAATGGTACAAAATAGAGCATGGTGTCGATAATATGGATTATGTAGGTTCACCTGATGAAGCTATGTGGAATAAATTAAAAAATAAATAA
- a CDS encoding phenol hydroxylase subunit yields MYELMPNEKKFVQIINIKESGFVEFNFAVGEAVMNVELLLPYRAFIEFCQNNRVSFFTKEQENELLIDNKNWKYGLN; encoded by the coding sequence ATGTATGAACTTATGCCAAATGAAAAAAAATTTGTACAAATTATTAACATAAAAGAGAGTGGATTTGTAGAGTTTAATTTTGCAGTAGGTGAAGCAGTTATGAATGTTGAGTTACTTTTACCATACAGAGCTTTTATTGAGTTTTGTCAAAACAATAGAGTTTCATTTTTTACTAAAGAGCAAGAAAATGAACTATTGATTGATAATAAAAATTGGAAATATGGATTAAATTAA
- a CDS encoding phenol hydroxylase subunit P4 — protein MATQSIGEYPIIMKDSLDKFHGNQLVFIYWYGHRVVCSPRAFPLPPEMPFGAILSDIIPLTYKIEPDFEFLDFDKIEVIWEIDGKVVVPDFSKSLKENGVGHKSFITFTTPSLTGKVGA, from the coding sequence ATGGCAACTCAATCAATTGGAGAATATCCAATCATAATGAAAGATAGTTTAGATAAATTTCATGGAAATCAATTAGTATTTATTTATTGGTATGGACATAGAGTTGTTTGTTCTCCTAGAGCATTTCCATTACCTCCTGAAATGCCTTTTGGGGCTATATTATCAGATATTATTCCATTAACATACAAAATTGAACCAGATTTTGAATTTTTGGATTTTGATAAAATAGAAGTTATTTGGGAAATAGATGGAAAAGTAGTAGTTCCTGATTTCTCAAAAAGTTTAAAAGAAAATGGTGTTGGACATAAATCATTTATTACTTTTACAACCCCATCTTTAACAGGAAAAGTAGGAGCATAA
- a CDS encoding HipA N-terminal domain-containing protein produces the protein MQRAKVFRNNIFAGLLSKFSESEYSFVYDKEYLKLPNIKPISLTLPLQEDEFKSNHLFPFFYNLLAEGKLKDIQCHELKIDKNDDFSRLILTTKENTIGSITILKDEI, from the coding sequence ATGCAAAGAGCTAAAGTTTTTAGAAACAATATATTTGCTGGATTACTTAGCAAGTTTAGTGAAAGTGAATATAGTTTTGTTTATGATAAAGAGTATTTAAAGTTACCAAATATAAAACCTATTAGTTTAACTTTACCTTTACAAGAAGATGAATTTAAATCAAATCATTTATTTCCTTTTTTTTATAATTTATTAGCTGAAGGTAAATTAAAAGATATACAGTGTCATGAACTAAAGATTGATAAAAATGATGATTTCTCAAGATTAATTCTTACTACAAAAGAGAATACTATTGGTTCAATTACAATTTTAAAAGATGAGATATAA